A window of the Caldalkalibacillus salinus genome harbors these coding sequences:
- a CDS encoding endonuclease Q family protein has protein sequence MKTVYADLHIHLGQTETGRPVKITASKNMTLRNVLEHASTQKGMQMVGIIDSHVPEVIAELKQLIRSGQATPCAGGGMQYQGTTLILGTEIEIYDQHCLGPIHVLCYFPTLEEMAAFSHWMTQYQKNITLSSQRSYVEGRILQRKVQELGGLFIPAHIFTPFKSLYGKGVAKSLGEVFEPNQVEAVELGLSSDTSMADSLLELQNYPYLTNSDAHSLPKIGREYQKMSLSEADFQHLRQALLGQGNQRIEANYGLDPKLGKYHVEVSRRVSQLAADQSQLYQGHPRDKPIRPPYIPQVPLEYIPGLGPKTLNTLVDTFGSEMNVIHHSTKAELEQCVPGEVASQIIAAREGRLVFEQGGSGKYGKVKNYEA, from the coding sequence ATGAAGACCGTTTATGCAGACTTACATATACATCTGGGCCAAACGGAAACGGGTCGTCCAGTCAAGATAACCGCCTCTAAAAACATGACCTTGCGAAACGTTTTAGAACACGCATCAACCCAAAAAGGGATGCAGATGGTTGGGATAATTGATAGTCATGTGCCTGAGGTCATCGCAGAATTGAAGCAGTTAATAAGATCTGGACAAGCCACGCCTTGTGCAGGTGGTGGAATGCAGTATCAGGGGACAACCCTTATCTTAGGGACTGAAATAGAAATCTATGACCAACATTGCTTAGGCCCTATACATGTGCTGTGCTATTTCCCTACCTTGGAGGAAATGGCGGCCTTCAGCCATTGGATGACACAGTATCAAAAGAATATTACGCTAAGTTCACAGCGTAGCTATGTTGAGGGGAGAATCCTACAACGCAAAGTTCAGGAACTCGGTGGATTATTTATCCCGGCCCATATATTTACGCCGTTTAAGAGCTTATACGGAAAAGGTGTGGCCAAAAGTTTAGGCGAAGTATTTGAACCAAATCAAGTTGAGGCTGTTGAACTAGGGTTGAGCTCGGATACCAGTATGGCGGACTCATTGCTAGAATTACAAAACTATCCTTACTTGACAAACTCCGATGCCCACTCATTACCTAAAATTGGTCGAGAGTATCAAAAGATGTCATTATCCGAAGCGGACTTTCAGCATCTGAGACAAGCACTACTCGGCCAAGGGAATCAACGAATAGAAGCGAATTACGGCTTAGACCCTAAATTAGGAAAATACCACGTGGAGGTCTCTCGTCGTGTCTCTCAGTTGGCGGCTGATCAAAGTCAGCTTTATCAGGGACACCCACGAGACAAGCCTATTCGTCCGCCCTATATCCCCCAAGTCCCTTTGGAGTATATCCCAGGGTTAGGCCCAAAAACGTTAAACACACTGGTGGACACGTTTGGATCAGAGATGAATGTCATACACCACTCAACCAAAGCTGAGCTGGAACAGTGTGTACCAGGGGAAGTCGCCTCTCAGATTATCGCTGCTCGTGAAGGCCGACTCGTGTTTGAGCAAGGAGGTTCTGGAAAGTACGGTAAAGTGAAGAATTACGAGGCTTAA
- the spoIIM gene encoding stage II sporulation protein M has protein sequence MLHQKMGHGIQRHFERHASLYLFIVVLFVMGIIFGTVTVQSLGHSQQADLVFYFEQFMSEMKEDHIVEPSYAFWQSFIHYMKYTGVIWLLGLSIIGLPIILILLFLKGVFVGFSVGFLVHQLGWEGFLLSLVSVIPQNMVVVPLILLMSVLSISFSLQLIGYIFGQNRVKRKPRLGYYMAIMFGASLILFVVALFETYISPVFMRLIG, from the coding sequence ATGCTCCATCAAAAAATGGGACATGGCATTCAACGACACTTTGAACGGCACGCTTCCTTATATTTGTTCATCGTTGTCCTGTTTGTTATGGGCATCATATTTGGTACAGTGACAGTACAAAGCTTAGGGCACTCTCAACAAGCAGACTTAGTGTTTTATTTTGAACAATTTATGAGCGAAATGAAAGAAGATCATATCGTTGAGCCGTCTTACGCATTTTGGCAAAGTTTTATCCATTATATGAAATACACTGGAGTCATATGGCTACTCGGCCTATCGATTATTGGACTACCCATCATACTGATCTTGCTATTTTTAAAAGGGGTTTTTGTTGGTTTTTCAGTCGGTTTCTTGGTTCATCAACTCGGTTGGGAAGGATTCCTACTTTCACTCGTATCCGTTATCCCTCAAAATATGGTGGTCGTTCCACTAATCTTGCTGATGAGTGTATTAAGTATATCCTTTTCATTACAGCTGATAGGCTATATCTTTGGCCAAAATCGTGTCAAACGTAAACCACGCCTTGGGTACTACATGGCAATCATGTTCGGTGCGTCACTCATTTTGTTTGTTGTCGCTTTATTTGAAACGTATATCTCGCCGGTGTTTATGCGTTTAATAGGATAG
- a CDS encoding Fur family transcriptional regulator — protein MEQRMDNIKKQLHAHSYKLTPQREATVRVLLENEEDHLSAEDVYLLLKERSPEIGLATVYRTLELLSDLKIIHKINFGDGVARYDLNAEGAERFHHHMVCIQCGSVDEIMEDLLGEVEKKVERNFQFKIYDHQLTFHGVCHRCTENTDKK, from the coding sequence ATGGAACAAAGGATGGACAATATTAAGAAACAACTACACGCGCATAGCTACAAATTAACACCCCAAAGAGAAGCTACCGTTCGCGTTTTACTAGAGAATGAAGAAGACCATTTAAGTGCAGAAGATGTATACCTTCTCTTAAAAGAACGATCACCCGAAATAGGGTTAGCCACCGTTTACCGGACCCTAGAACTGCTCAGTGATCTTAAGATCATACATAAGATCAACTTTGGTGACGGTGTGGCTCGCTATGACCTAAATGCCGAGGGTGCTGAAAGATTTCATCACCACATGGTTTGTATTCAGTGCGGATCAGTAGATGAAATTATGGAAGACCTTTTAGGTGAAGTAGAGAAAAAAGTTGAACGAAATTTTCAATTTAAAATTTATGACCACCAGCTCACATTTCACGGTGTCTGTCATAGGTGTACAGAAAATACGGATAAAAAGTAG
- the ald gene encoding alanine dehydrogenase encodes MIIGIPKEIKDNENRIANSPAGVQDLTNAGHKVLIETNAGMGSGFTDEDYQSVGATILPSAEAVWTQSEMIMKVKEPLPSEYRYFREGLILFTYLHLAPLPDLTQALIDNKVIAIAYETIQLDNGALPLLTPMSEVAGRMSVQIGAQFLEKPHGGKGVLLGGVPGVSPGRVVIIGGGIVGTNAAKMAMGLGAQVTILDINPDRLRYLDDVFGGRVQTLMSNDLNITQSVKQADLLVGAVLIPGSRAPKLVKEHMVEQMTPGSVIVDVAIDQGGSISTIDKTTTHSDPTYEKHGVVHYAVANMPGAVPRTSTIALTNVTVPYAKQLANKGYEQAITENPALARGVNVVNGYVTYEAVSQSLDLPYTPLAEALQS; translated from the coding sequence ATGATCATAGGAATACCCAAGGAAATAAAAGATAACGAGAACCGGATTGCTAACTCACCTGCCGGTGTACAAGATCTCACAAACGCCGGACACAAGGTACTGATTGAAACGAACGCTGGTATGGGGAGTGGTTTCACAGACGAAGATTACCAGTCTGTTGGCGCGACCATCCTTCCGTCAGCTGAAGCTGTATGGACACAATCTGAGATGATTATGAAAGTGAAAGAACCGCTTCCATCAGAATATCGATACTTCAGAGAGGGCCTTATTTTATTTACATACTTACATCTAGCTCCTCTACCTGATCTCACCCAAGCGTTAATAGATAACAAAGTGATTGCCATTGCATATGAAACGATTCAATTAGATAATGGGGCACTACCTTTATTAACACCGATGTCAGAAGTAGCGGGTCGAATGTCGGTACAAATCGGTGCACAATTCTTAGAGAAACCCCACGGTGGTAAAGGCGTTCTACTCGGTGGTGTACCGGGTGTATCACCTGGTCGCGTTGTGATTATCGGTGGTGGTATCGTTGGCACGAATGCGGCAAAAATGGCCATGGGATTAGGGGCTCAGGTCACGATTTTAGATATTAACCCTGATCGTTTACGTTACCTTGACGATGTGTTTGGTGGTCGCGTACAGACTCTCATGTCTAATGACCTTAATATTACACAATCTGTCAAACAAGCAGACCTTCTCGTAGGGGCTGTCCTCATTCCGGGTTCAAGAGCACCGAAGCTTGTGAAGGAACATATGGTAGAGCAAATGACACCTGGCTCTGTTATCGTTGACGTAGCGATTGACCAAGGGGGATCTATTTCAACGATAGATAAAACAACGACGCATAGTGACCCAACTTATGAAAAGCATGGTGTTGTACACTATGCTGTGGCGAACATGCCTGGCGCAGTCCCACGCACTTCCACCATTGCCTTGACTAACGTTACTGTGCCTTATGCCAAACAGTTAGCGAACAAAGGATATGAGCAAGCGATCACTGAAAACCCAGCCTTAGCACGAGGGGTCAACGTGGTGAATGGTTATGTCACCTATGAAGCCGTATCTCAATCGTTAGATTTACCGTATACGCCTTTAGCTGAAGCGTTACAATCATAG
- a CDS encoding DUF4227 family protein, which translates to MGDHVREVVRLCQLLVIFTTLTLLFYGGIVWIGGLVEENYREDGPRGRAVKVFDADGEMLTTLHDVKQRLMFYYWYGE; encoded by the coding sequence ATGGGCGATCATGTGAGAGAAGTCGTTCGGCTATGTCAACTGCTCGTTATTTTTACAACACTCACCCTGCTCTTTTATGGTGGTATTGTGTGGATAGGCGGTTTGGTAGAAGAGAATTATCGTGAAGATGGGCCTAGAGGGCGAGCAGTCAAAGTATTTGATGCTGATGGAGAGATGTTAACAACATTACATGATGTCAAACAACGTCTGATGTTCTATTATTGGTATGGGGAGTAG
- the xerD gene encoding site-specific tyrosine recombinase XerD, translating to MLSHVQTFIHYLSVEKGLATNTLQAYERDLTSFFQHIEQQEIKEIESITRRHVIDYLTVLRDKGRASTTLSRTLSSIRTFFQFLVRDGYIQTDPTTHIESPKRERRLPKVLTAEEVNMLLEAPKLHRNRSLAERDEAMLEVLYATGLRVSELIAIELDHVYVHMGYVKCMGKGARERIVPLGDIAIKSLERYMNSGRRTLDKSKQAKALFLNHHGRMMTRQGFWKNLKSLSKQAGIKKELTPHTLRHSFATHLLENGADLRSVQEMLGHADISTTQIYTHVTKARLKDVYSQAHPRA from the coding sequence ATGTTAAGTCATGTCCAAACCTTTATCCATTATTTATCTGTAGAAAAAGGACTTGCTACAAATACGCTACAAGCTTATGAACGAGATTTAACTTCATTCTTTCAACATATAGAGCAGCAAGAGATCAAGGAGATTGAGTCGATTACGAGGCGTCATGTGATTGATTATTTAACGGTGTTACGTGATAAAGGAAGGGCAAGTACAACGCTGTCTCGTACGCTCTCTTCCATTAGAACCTTTTTTCAATTTTTAGTGCGGGACGGGTATATACAAACGGACCCCACAACACACATTGAGTCGCCGAAACGAGAGCGTCGGTTGCCTAAAGTATTAACGGCTGAGGAGGTCAACATGTTATTGGAAGCCCCTAAGCTGCATCGTAACCGATCTTTAGCTGAACGTGACGAGGCCATGTTGGAAGTATTATACGCCACCGGATTACGCGTATCCGAACTAATTGCCATTGAATTAGATCATGTTTATGTACATATGGGCTACGTGAAATGTATGGGCAAGGGGGCTAGAGAACGTATTGTCCCTTTGGGTGACATTGCCATTAAGTCACTAGAAAGGTATATGAACAGCGGGCGACGGACACTAGACAAATCAAAGCAGGCCAAAGCTTTGTTTCTTAATCATCACGGGCGGATGATGACGCGACAAGGTTTCTGGAAGAACCTTAAAAGCTTATCCAAACAGGCAGGGATAAAGAAAGAGCTGACGCCACATACGCTAAGGCATTCGTTTGCCACACACCTATTAGAAAATGGCGCGGATTTGCGTTCCGTTCAGGAAATGCTAGGACATGCCGATATCTCGACTACACAAATATATACGCATGTCACCAAAGCAAGGCTGAAAGATGTTTACAGTCAAGCCCATCCTCGTGCATAA
- the deoB gene encoding phosphopentomutase has translation MSTDQHFKRVFLIVMDSVGVGELPDAPEFNDEGAHTLGHIAEKMNGLRMPNMQKLGLGNIVSVQGIDPVDQPLGVHGKMKEISAGKDTMTGHYEIMGLKVEEPFRTFTETGFPRDLIEAFEKRVGRKVIGNKAASGTEILKELGPEHMETGHLIVYTSSDSVFQIAAHEEIVPLDELYEICEVARELTLEDPYKLGRVIARPFVGKPGAFERTPNRRDYALSPFAPTVMSHLKEANFDSIALGKISDIYDGEGVTDSVKTKSNEDGMHKLLEQCQRDLQGLVFLNLVDFDAVYGHRRDPVGYGKALEAFDQQLAEVLPALKEDDLLMITADHGNDPVHHGTDHTREYVPVIAYTPSMKKTVDLGVRATFADIGATVADIFNVKAPSIGKSFLPEINQSVNH, from the coding sequence ATGAGTACAGACCAGCATTTTAAAAGAGTATTTCTTATTGTCATGGATAGTGTCGGTGTTGGAGAACTGCCCGATGCACCTGAGTTTAATGATGAAGGCGCCCATACGTTAGGGCATATTGCAGAAAAAATGAACGGGTTAAGGATGCCTAACATGCAAAAGCTCGGTTTAGGTAACATCGTATCTGTTCAGGGGATTGACCCTGTCGATCAACCTCTTGGGGTACATGGTAAAATGAAGGAGATTTCAGCTGGAAAAGATACCATGACTGGGCATTATGAGATTATGGGATTAAAAGTGGAAGAGCCATTTAGAACGTTTACCGAAACCGGATTCCCGCGAGACTTGATTGAAGCGTTTGAAAAACGCGTGGGTCGTAAAGTGATCGGCAATAAAGCGGCCTCAGGGACGGAAATCCTAAAAGAGTTAGGACCTGAACACATGGAAACGGGTCATCTCATCGTCTACACGTCTTCAGACAGTGTGTTTCAAATTGCGGCCCATGAGGAGATTGTCCCCTTAGATGAACTTTATGAGATTTGTGAAGTTGCCAGGGAACTCACGCTAGAAGATCCTTATAAGTTAGGCCGCGTGATTGCACGCCCATTTGTCGGCAAGCCCGGTGCATTTGAACGTACACCGAATCGCCGCGATTATGCGCTGAGTCCATTTGCACCAACAGTGATGTCTCACTTGAAGGAAGCGAACTTCGACAGTATCGCTCTAGGGAAGATATCAGATATTTACGATGGTGAAGGGGTCACAGACTCAGTGAAAACAAAATCAAATGAGGATGGCATGCATAAACTCCTAGAACAATGTCAACGTGATTTGCAGGGGCTCGTTTTTCTTAACTTGGTGGACTTCGATGCCGTCTACGGCCACCGTCGTGATCCGGTCGGATACGGTAAAGCTTTAGAAGCGTTTGATCAGCAGTTAGCTGAAGTCTTGCCGGCCTTAAAGGAGGACGATCTTTTAATGATTACGGCTGACCATGGAAACGATCCTGTTCATCATGGCACAGACCATACGCGGGAATACGTCCCTGTGATCGCTTATACCCCGTCAATGAAAAAGACTGTAGATTTAGGCGTTCGCGCCACCTTTGCAGACATTGGGGCCACTGTAGCGGATATTTTTAACGTCAAAGCGCCGAGCATAGGCAAAAGCTTTTTACCAGAAATTAATCAAAGTGTGAATCATTAA
- a CDS encoding pyrimidine-nucleoside phosphorylase, producing MRMVDLIQKKRNGESLTEEEIKFIIKGYTEGEIPDYQMSAWAMAVYFQGMSKEETAELTMAMVRSGDQIDLSPINGIKVDKHSTGGVGDTTTIVLAPLVASCGVPVAKMSGRGLGHTGGTIDKLESFKGFSVEIEKETFVDMVNEHKVAVVGQSGNLTPADKMLYALRDVTATVDIIPLIASSIMSKKIAAGADAIVLDVKTGSGAFMKSVDEAQDLARAMVSIGKEIGRETTAIISDMSQPLGKAVGNALEIKEAIDTLQGKGPRDLEELCLTLGSHMLTLAGKADSIEAAREQLVETMQNGQALDTLANMVEAQGGYKEQVYDPDQLPQASDVVEVTAPADGYIEQIDAEEIGRAASKLGAGRETKESKIDLAVGVMLQKKVGEQVKKGDVLVSLHYNQESHVKEATDQILQAYRIADSEQKEPSLIYDVIK from the coding sequence ATGAGAATGGTCGATCTAATTCAGAAGAAACGAAACGGAGAGTCATTAACTGAAGAAGAGATTAAGTTTATTATTAAGGGATATACAGAAGGCGAGATACCCGATTATCAAATGAGTGCCTGGGCCATGGCCGTTTATTTTCAGGGGATGTCCAAGGAAGAAACGGCAGAGCTGACTATGGCTATGGTGCGTTCAGGTGACCAAATCGATCTGTCCCCCATTAACGGGATAAAAGTAGACAAACATAGCACGGGGGGCGTGGGTGACACGACAACCATCGTTTTGGCTCCTCTCGTGGCCTCCTGTGGAGTACCTGTGGCCAAAATGAGCGGTAGAGGGTTAGGACATACTGGCGGTACGATTGATAAGTTAGAGTCCTTTAAAGGGTTTTCAGTTGAAATAGAGAAAGAAACGTTTGTAGATATGGTCAACGAACATAAGGTTGCGGTCGTTGGACAATCGGGTAACCTCACGCCCGCAGATAAAATGTTATACGCCTTGCGAGATGTGACGGCAACGGTTGATATTATTCCTTTGATCGCCAGTTCTATCATGAGTAAGAAAATTGCTGCCGGGGCAGATGCCATCGTTTTAGATGTCAAAACAGGGTCGGGTGCCTTTATGAAGTCAGTTGACGAAGCCCAAGATCTAGCCCGAGCAATGGTGAGTATCGGCAAAGAAATCGGAAGAGAGACCACAGCCATCATCAGTGACATGAGCCAACCTCTAGGGAAGGCTGTAGGGAATGCTTTAGAGATTAAAGAGGCCATTGATACACTACAAGGAAAAGGACCTCGAGATCTGGAAGAACTGTGCTTAACACTCGGAAGTCATATGCTTACTTTAGCGGGTAAAGCCGATAGTATTGAAGCAGCGAGAGAGCAACTCGTTGAAACGATGCAAAATGGTCAGGCGTTAGATACGCTAGCCAACATGGTTGAAGCTCAGGGTGGTTACAAAGAGCAGGTCTATGATCCGGATCAGCTTCCACAGGCCAGTGATGTTGTAGAAGTGACGGCCCCTGCAGATGGCTATATCGAGCAAATTGATGCTGAAGAGATTGGCAGGGCTGCCTCTAAGCTTGGTGCTGGTCGTGAGACAAAAGAATCTAAAATAGACTTGGCGGTTGGTGTGATGCTCCAGAAAAAAGTGGGCGAGCAAGTCAAAAAAGGTGATGTGCTCGTGTCCCTACATTACAATCAAGAAAGTCACGTAAAGGAAGCCACTGACCAAATTTTGCAGGCCTATCGCATAGCAGATTCTGAGCAAAAAGAACCGTCACTGATCTACGATGTGATTAAATAA
- a CDS encoding D-alanyl-D-alanine carboxypeptidase family protein: MLKRISLLICTTLIIQTFMQYGTPVVQAEEEVDLTPDARSAVLMDMDTGTILYEKDSDKRLPPASITKIMTMLLIMEAIDEGQLKWTDMVRTSERAASMGGSQIFLEVGEEMSVEDMMKGIAIASGNDATVAMAEHIAGTEDKFVQKMNEKAQTLGLENTHFSNTNGLPTEDHYTSARDIAIMSRELLKYEDITKFTSVYEDYLRQDSDKPFWLVNTNRLVKFYDGVDGLKTGYTNESKYCLAATAKRGDMRVISVVMGAPKPKVRNQYTADMLTYAFNQFETHPIYKKGDVLDAVTIDKGAKSKLDMVVPHQVSVLTRKGDSLDDYDIAIEPLTHLQAPITEGDVIGHIRIRKEGQVTAEIAIKAPMDVSKASLLQMFNRVTKSLFGLQS, encoded by the coding sequence ATGTTAAAGCGAATTTCATTACTGATATGTACAACGCTGATCATACAGACCTTTATGCAATACGGGACCCCCGTTGTACAAGCAGAGGAAGAAGTAGATTTAACCCCAGATGCGCGATCTGCTGTGCTAATGGACATGGATACGGGAACGATCCTTTATGAGAAAGATAGTGATAAACGTTTGCCCCCTGCAAGTATAACCAAAATCATGACGATGCTATTAATCATGGAAGCGATTGACGAAGGACAATTAAAGTGGACAGACATGGTCAGGACAAGTGAACGGGCTGCATCAATGGGTGGCTCCCAAATCTTCCTCGAAGTTGGGGAAGAGATGAGTGTCGAGGATATGATGAAAGGGATTGCTATCGCTTCCGGAAATGATGCCACTGTAGCTATGGCCGAGCATATAGCCGGTACCGAAGATAAGTTTGTCCAGAAGATGAATGAAAAAGCCCAAACGTTAGGTTTAGAGAATACACACTTCAGTAACACGAATGGTTTGCCCACTGAAGATCATTATACCAGTGCGAGAGATATAGCGATCATGTCTAGAGAATTACTAAAGTACGAAGATATTACAAAGTTTACAAGTGTCTATGAAGATTACCTACGTCAAGATTCAGATAAACCATTCTGGTTAGTTAATACGAATAGACTCGTCAAATTTTATGATGGCGTTGATGGTCTCAAAACGGGGTATACCAATGAGTCAAAATACTGCTTAGCCGCCACAGCCAAGAGAGGAGATATGCGCGTTATCTCAGTGGTCATGGGCGCACCAAAGCCTAAAGTTCGTAATCAATATACAGCTGATATGTTGACGTATGCGTTTAATCAATTTGAAACACATCCTATTTATAAAAAAGGGGACGTACTAGATGCTGTAACCATCGACAAAGGCGCCAAATCTAAACTAGATATGGTCGTCCCTCACCAGGTGAGTGTTTTAACAAGAAAAGGAGACTCGCTCGATGACTATGATATTGCCATTGAACCCCTGACTCATCTGCAGGCCCCTATCACGGAGGGGGATGTCATCGGTCACATTAGGATTAGAAAAGAGGGTCAGGTTACAGCAGAAATTGCGATTAAAGCACCAATGGATGTATCTAAGGCGTCATTACTACAGATGTTTAATCGCGTGACGAAATCTCTGTTTGGTCTACAATCATAA
- the spoIIAA gene encoding anti-sigma F factor antagonist, giving the protein MSLQIDLNTKDDVLIIRLVGELDHHTAEKLRVQVEDKIETHGIRHILLNVAELDFMDSSGLGVILGRYKQIQQKEGQMIICAISPTIYRLFELSGLFKILKIVDSEQEALQALGVAS; this is encoded by the coding sequence TTGAGTCTACAGATTGATTTGAATACCAAAGATGATGTGCTCATTATTCGGTTAGTCGGAGAGTTAGATCATCACACAGCTGAGAAGTTACGTGTTCAGGTGGAGGATAAGATAGAGACTCATGGCATTCGCCATATTTTGTTAAATGTAGCAGAACTAGACTTTATGGACAGCTCAGGGTTAGGGGTTATTCTAGGGCGTTATAAGCAAATACAGCAAAAAGAAGGACAGATGATCATTTGTGCCATATCCCCAACCATATATCGCCTATTTGAGTTATCAGGGCTATTTAAAATCCTTAAAATCGTCGATTCTGAACAAGAAGCATTACAAGCGTTGGGGGTGGCATCATGA
- the spoIIAB gene encoding anti-sigma F factor, producing the protein MSKRNVMELRFLAKSENEAFARVTVASFISQLDPIMEELTDIKTVVSEAVTNAIIHGYEENGQDMVYLRTELHGQEVTILIQDEGCGIDDVDTARQPLYTTKPEMERSGMGFTIMENFMDSVEIITSKGKGTTVKLTKKLTTNEALCN; encoded by the coding sequence ATGAGTAAGAGGAATGTAATGGAATTACGCTTTTTAGCTAAGAGCGAAAACGAAGCGTTTGCGCGCGTGACCGTTGCTTCATTCATATCACAACTCGACCCTATTATGGAAGAGTTAACGGATATCAAAACGGTCGTGTCAGAAGCGGTCACAAATGCGATCATACACGGTTATGAAGAGAACGGACAAGATATGGTCTATCTCAGAACGGAACTTCATGGTCAGGAAGTGACTATATTGATCCAGGATGAGGGCTGTGGCATCGATGATGTCGACACAGCTAGACAACCTCTCTACACCACAAAGCCAGAGATGGAACGCTCAGGAATGGGGTTTACCATTATGGAGAACTTTATGGATTCGGTTGAAATTATCACGTCCAAAGGAAAAGGCACGACCGTCAAACTGACCAAAAAATTGACCACTAACGAAGCGCTATGTAACTAA
- the sigF gene encoding RNA polymerase sporulation sigma factor SigF, whose translation MDVDLQQNVKNKSYLDDDQVKDLIRLSQEGSVEARDQLVENNIRLVWSVVQRFLNRGYEADDLFQIGCIGLIKSIDKFDLSYDVKFSTYAVPMIIGEIQRFLRDDGAVKVSRSLKELANKIRRAKDDLSKSLGRQPKVSEVADELGITPEEVVFAQDAMRAPSSIHETVYENDGDPITLMDQISDDGEKKWFDKLALKEAITQLSERERLIVYLRYFKDQTQSEVADRLGISQVQVSRLEKKILKQIKEDLQ comes from the coding sequence ATGGATGTAGATCTACAACAAAACGTGAAAAACAAGTCGTATTTAGACGATGATCAGGTGAAAGATCTCATCAGACTTAGTCAAGAAGGCAGCGTAGAAGCACGTGATCAATTAGTAGAAAATAATATTAGACTAGTCTGGTCTGTTGTCCAACGTTTTCTTAACAGAGGGTACGAAGCAGATGATCTCTTTCAAATCGGTTGTATCGGTTTAATCAAATCGATAGATAAATTTGACCTCAGCTACGATGTCAAGTTTTCAACTTACGCCGTTCCTATGATCATTGGAGAAATTCAGCGTTTCCTCCGTGATGATGGTGCCGTTAAGGTCAGCCGATCTTTGAAAGAACTTGCGAACAAAATCAGACGCGCCAAGGATGACTTATCAAAATCTTTAGGAAGACAACCGAAAGTAAGTGAAGTGGCCGATGAACTGGGGATTACACCCGAAGAGGTCGTTTTCGCTCAAGATGCCATGAGGGCCCCTTCTTCCATTCATGAGACGGTGTATGAAAATGACGGAGATCCGATTACACTCATGGATCAAATCTCAGATGACGGAGAGAAAAAGTGGTTTGATAAACTGGCATTAAAGGAAGCCATTACCCAGTTGTCAGAACGGGAGAGGCTCATTGTCTACCTTCGTTACTTCAAGGACCAAACCCAATCGGAGGTAGCAGATCGCCTCGGTATATCACAGGTTCAAGTGTCAAGATTGGAGAAAAAGATCTTAAAACAAATTAAAGAAGACCTGCAATGA
- a CDS encoding stage V sporulation protein AA, which translates to MQQDKKVYVRLRHRLQVKMDQTVRVSHICQLIVHPSIEQEVKQLTVHKVTPEDKHLVVIDIMRVIRILKSYDPELEIETLGPAQAIIEIMHPRKQPTFLLVGFVWLLLFIGSGLAIMNFHEDVSMLQVHQKIYMMITGVQEEHPLILQVPYSLGIGVGMILFFNHVFKKRLNEEPSPLEVEMFLYQQSLDQYVVINENKEAQKKVE; encoded by the coding sequence ATGCAACAAGATAAAAAGGTATACGTCAGACTAAGACATCGTTTACAAGTCAAAATGGATCAGACTGTCCGTGTGAGCCACATCTGTCAGTTGATCGTACACCCTAGTATTGAGCAAGAAGTGAAACAATTAACTGTGCATAAGGTGACACCTGAAGATAAACATTTGGTTGTCATCGATATTATGAGAGTGATTCGTATTTTGAAGTCGTATGACCCTGAACTTGAAATTGAAACGCTAGGCCCGGCTCAAGCGATTATCGAAATCATGCACCCCAGAAAACAACCCACCTTCCTTCTCGTCGGTTTTGTATGGTTATTGCTGTTTATAGGGTCAGGATTGGCGATTATGAACTTTCATGAGGATGTCAGTATGCTTCAGGTTCATCAGAAAATCTATATGATGATCACAGGTGTACAGGAGGAACACCCGTTAATCTTACAGGTTCCTTATTCACTAGGCATTGGAGTGGGGATGATCCTATTCTTTAACCATGTTTTCAAGAAACGTCTAAACGAGGAACCAAGTCCATTGGAAGTGGAAATGTTTTTATATCAACAGAGTCTAGACCAATACGTTGTGATTAATGAGAATAAGGAGGCGCAAAAGAAAGTGGAATGA